From a single Juglans regia cultivar Chandler unplaced genomic scaffold, Walnut 2.0 Scaffold_674, whole genome shotgun sequence genomic region:
- the LOC108982273 gene encoding disease resistance protein RUN1-like produces the protein MATQRPSSSTSKVSKKRKRDHSSSPHWKHEVFLSFYGKDTRKGFTSHLHDALKRKGILVFKDDETLKQGEYISEALQKAIQKSQYVIVILSANYASSKWCLMELAEIVEWEEKTKLITIIPIFYHVDPSDVRNQRGTFAKAFAAHEKAPKVILPEIDMWKKAFSKVGNITGEHIHDRCESTIIQKVCGRISKELNSRFSRHDYDKLVAIDSHVDEMMKLLDMESNDVRFVGIHGMGGVGKTTLAQIIYDRVFNSNCRFEGSNFISCIREKSTTARDLASLQKELLSTIMQEKIHVWDHHQGIKVIRSMLRNKKVFIVLDGVDSEKQLMALWSHDWFGPGSRVIITCRDSHLLKTHGVNDIYKVEQLETTEALQLFSLSAFEQTHPRDNYKDLSMDFVNYAQGLPLALKVLGSFLFGRTIDAWTSERDKLKPIPNPEIMDVLQISFDGLQDLQKELFLDMACFYGGHEHIFSEMLLERFGHYRIDLDVLVEKSLLSKSYKGTLIMHDLLKELGREIVRRECPEEPGRRSRLFRVEDLYHVLKNDTGTDATKAMVVDFCPETKVRRLNGKALSKMRKLRCFKFHQSRTLKWHGKPLKYMPTNELRYLEWPGYHSKYLPSNFQPENLTVLRMPGSRIKQLWKGSMVLDNLKVFDLSYSENLIEIPDLTGVPNLERVYLEGCRSLCEVHPSIGSLKQLNELQLDKCTSLEKLPDLSNLECLTDLWAEETAITQIPSVNLMPKSIRRFHLQGCKSMRLKSRDPIFDIGSLVEYQKEGIYDYVEAAYIDFDSKGENILDMAGGVVSALDDDLKMIRGWSLGFHIPEWV, from the exons ATGGCCACTCAAAGACCCTCTTCATCTACTTCTAAAGTtagtaagaaaagaaaaagagatcatTCATCTTCGCCTCATTGGAAACATGAAGTTTTCCTCAGTTTCTATGGCAAAGACACTCGCAAGGGTTTTACGAGTCATCTACATGATGCTTTAAAACGGAAAGGCATTCTCGTCTTTAAGGATGACGAAACACTCAAGCAAGGAGAATACATTTCTGAAGCGCTTCAGAAAGCTATTCAAAAATCACAATACGTCATCGTCATTCTTTCTGCAAATTATGCTTCTTCCAAATGGTGCCTCATGGAACTTGCCGAGATCGTTGAATGGGAGGAAAAGACGAAGCTGATCACAATTATTCCTATTTTCTACCATGTGGATCCTTCAGACGTAAGAAATCAACGTGGGACTTTTGCAAAAGCTTTTGCCGCACATGAAAAAGCTCCCAAGGTAATATTACCGGAGATTGATATGTGGAAAAAAGCTTTCAGTAAAGTGGGTAATATTACCGGAGAGCACATACACGATAG GTGCGAATCAACAATTATACAAAAAGTCTGTGGACGTATATCTAAGGAGTTGAATTCTAGATTCTCACGTCATGATTACGATAAACTTGTAGCAATAGACTCCCATGTAGATGAAATGATGAAGTTATTGGATATGGAATCGAACGATGTTCGCTTTGTAGGAATTCATGGGATGGGTGGTGTTGGTAAGACAACGCTGGCCCAAATAATTTATGATCGagtttttaattctaattgtcgATTTGAAGGAAGCAACTTTATTTCTTGTATTAGAGAAAAATCTACTACTGCTCGTGACCTAGCTTCTTTACAAAAAGAACTCCTTTCTACAATCATGCaagaaaaaatacatgtatgGGATCATCACCAgggaatcaaggtgataagaaGCATGTTGCGTAATAAAAAGGTTTTTATCGTCCTTGATGGTGTGGATAGTGAAAAACAATTAATGGCACTATGGAGTCATGATTGGTTTGGTCCAGGGAGTAGGGTGATTATAACATGCAGAGATAGTCATCTGTTGAAAACACATGGAGTGAATGATATCTATAAGGTTGAGCAGCTTGAAACTACTGAAGCTTTGCAACTCTTCAGTTTGTCAGCCTTCGAGCAAACCCATCCAAGGGATAATTACAAGGAtctatctatggactttgtgaATTATGCTCAAGGCCTTCCTTTAGCTCTAAAAGTTTTAGGTTCCTTCTTATTTGGGAGAACAATAGATGCCTGGACAAGTGAGAGAGATAAACTAAAACCAATTCCTAATCCAGAAATTATGGATGTACTTCAAATAAGTTTTGATGGGCTGCAGGATTTGCAAAAAGAGTTATTTTTGGATATGGCGTGTTTCTACGGAGGACATGAGCACATATTTTCTGAGATGTTATTAGAAAGATTTGGTCATTATCGCATCGACCTTGATGTTCTCGTCGAGAAGTCCCTCCTAAGCAAATCATATAAGGGAACGTTgatcatgcatgatttgctaaAAGAACTGGGCAGGGAAATAGTTCGCCGCGAATGCCCTGAAGAACCTGGACGACGTAGTAGACTGTTTCGTGTAGAGGATCTCTATCACGTACTGAAGAATGATACT GGAACTGATGCAACTAAAGCCATGGTCGTGGATTTTTGTCCTGAAACGAAAGTTCGGAGACTCAACGGCAAAGCATTGTCAAAGATGAGAAAATTgagatgttttaaatttcatcaaTCTCGAACTTTAAAATGGCATGGAAAACCCTTAAAATACATGCCAACCAATGAGTTGCGATACCTAGAGTGGCCTGGATATCATTCGAAATACTTGCCAAGCAATTTCCAACCTGAAAATCTTACTGTACTAAGGATGCCTGGCAGCCGTATCAAACAACTATGGAAGGGGTCGATG GTTTTAGACAATTTGAAGGTATTTGATCTGAGTTATTCTGAGAACTTGATTGAAATACCAGATTTGACTGGAGTCCCAAATCTTGAGAGAGTATACCTGGAAGGTTGTAGAAGCTTGTGTGAGGTCCACCCATCCATCGGAAGTCTAAAACAATTAAATGAATTGCAACTTGACAAATGTACAAGCCTTGAGAAGTTACCAGACCTGAGTAATTTGGAATGCCTGACTGATCTTTGGGCAGAGGAAACTGCTATAACACAAATACCATCTGTCAATCTAATGCCCAAGAGCATCCGTAGGTTCCATCTTCAAGGATGCAAGTCGATGCGACTTAAATCAAGAGATCCCATCTTTGATATCGGATCACTTGTAGAATATCAGAAGGAAGGAATATATGATTACGTAGAAGCAGCGTACATTGATTTTGACAGCaaaggagaaaatattttagacatgGCAGGTGGAGTTGTTTCGGCTTTAGACGATGATTTG AAGATGATAAGAGGATGGTCGTTAGGATTCCACATTCCAGAGTGGGTCTAG